Sequence from the Ancalomicrobiaceae bacterium S20 genome:
GCGATCGGCTGGTAGCCGGACGACAGACCCTTGGCGATCACGCAGAAATCCGGAGTGAGACCATAGTGCTGGAAGCCGAACCAGGAGCCGAGGCGACCGAAACCGGTGATCACCTCGTCGACGGCGAGCAGGATGTCGTACTTGCGGCAGATGCGCTGGATCTCGGGCCAGTAGCTCGCGGGCGGCACGATGATGCCGCCGGTGCCCTGAACAGGCTCGGCCACGAAGGCGGCGACGCGCTCCGGACCGAGCTCGAGGATTTTTTCCTCGAGTTCGCGGGCGCGGGCGAGGCCGAATTCCTCCGGGCTGAGATCGCCGCCCTCGACGTACCAGTGGGGCTGACCGATGTGGACGATGCCGGGGATCGGCAGATCGCCCTGCTCGTGCATGTGCTTCATGCCGCCGAGGCTAGCGCCCGCGACGGTGGAGCCGTGATAGGCGTTATGGCGCGCGATGACGATCTTCTTGTCCGGCTGGCCGAGCGTCGCCCAATGGACCCGCGCCATGCGCAGCCAGGTGTCGTTGGCTTCCGAGCCGGAGTTGGTGAAGAAGACGCGCGATAGACCGGGGCCGGCGAGCCGCGCGATCTCGGCGGCGAGGCGCGCGGTCGGCGCGGTCGTGGTGGCGAAGAAGCTGTTGTAGTAGGGCAGCGCGTCCATCTGCGCGACCACCGCTTCGGTGATCTCGCGTCGGCCATAACCGACGTTGACGCACCAGAGGCCGGCGAAGGCGTCGAGATA
This genomic interval carries:
- a CDS encoding aspartate aminotransferase family protein, with the protein product MLEVSREPIRDLAALDTAHHLHPFADMKELVEGGVRVMTRGEGVYVWDGEGKRYLDAFAGLWCVNVGYGRREITEAVVAQMDALPYYNSFFATTTAPTARLAAEIARLAGPGLSRVFFTNSGSEANDTWLRMARVHWATLGQPDKKIVIARHNAYHGSTVAGASLGGMKHMHEQGDLPIPGIVHIGQPHWYVEGGDLSPEEFGLARARELEEKILELGPERVAAFVAEPVQGTGGIIVPPASYWPEIQRICRKYDILLAVDEVITGFGRLGSWFGFQHYGLTPDFCVIAKGLSSGYQPIAGVIVADRVADVLTNQAGQFHHGFTYSGHPVAAAAALANLRILEEERLVERIRDDIGPYFAERWGSLADHVMVGEAVSTGLLGAVQIVIDKATRTRFSRPHDIGMIVRNFCIMRGVIVRASADRILVSPPFIITREEVDQIVSTLRAVLDYVAAELSSD